The genome window CCCGCAGAATGTGGGCGAGATCGGAGGGACACTTGTTGCCCTTGATCCCGGGCAGTGTGGTGGTTTCCCATCTGTGCCAGGTGCTCTCCACAGAGGTAGCATTTCCAGGCATGTGGGGTGGAGTGCCAGTAGCATGTGAGGTGGAAGGTAGCACCCTATGCACTCGCTGCTGCTGACAGGCTGGACTGTAAATGTGTGTCCCCAGTGCACCTCTCTGTATGTGGGTGCCTGCCACCTGGGGAAGGAGACCTGGAGGACCCAAGTCCCCGCCCAGTCCTCTGACTCCACGTGAGAGGAATCGTCTCCCACCCAACGTGTGTCTTTGGTGGGTGCATGGGTGCCACAGGGCAGGTGGCAGAGTGCAGTGTATCTGCACAcaggcccaggccctgggaggaGGGCGGGTGTGGGGAGTCTTGTCTGAGGCTGGAGGCTGCAGCGGGCTGGCACCAGTGCCCCCATCGCCTGACCAGCGCTCCCGTCCCTCCACAGGCAAGGTGCCTGGCGATGACTGCCCCCTGGTGTGGGGCCAGTGCTCGCACTGCTTCCACATGCACTGCATCCTCAAGTGGCTCAACGCGCAGCAGGTCCAGCAGCACTGCCCCATGTGCCGCCAGGAGTGGCGCTTCAAGGAGTGAGGCGCTCCTGCCCAGCCAGGGTGCAGTGAGGACACGAGCTGGTTTGTTTTTCCCATCACAACGCTGACACTTTTATCCAATAAGTCAAACTCATTAAATTACCTGAGCCCTGCTGGAGGCCTCTTGTTGCCTGTTCCTTGGTGCTGATGTGTCCTTGGTGTGTGTTGATATGAAAACTAATGAATAAACATCGTGATGCAGTGCATCTGGGCCCTGAGACACAGCCCTGGGAGAAGGAGTGGGACAGGCTGGGAAAGCCCAGGGCAGGAGTGTCTGGCTTGGAGGTGGCAGGGCCTGGCCGTGCAAAGGCTCTGGGGTGTGCTTTGTGCCACTGGGGGTAGAGGAACGGCGTAGAGGCAGCCTAGGGCCCATCAGCCAGCCTCTCCCCGACAGAAGCTGGGGTGGGGccctgggggctgcccacaggctGGTCTTTGGGGCCCTGGCAGCTGGCAGCCACTGCCTGTGGTCCCTCTTGTCAGAAGGTGGTCCCTGAGCAGATCTGTCGTAGTTCCTTCTGCCTTGCTCAGACTTAAGGCCAGCCCTGCACAGGGGCTGTGACCACCTGGTGTAGAGACTGATATTCTTGACATTAGGATGTATGTCCCCAGGCACCTGAGGGACCCCCTACCTAGGAAATGACAGCCCTTGGGAGGCTCCCCTGGGGTGGTGGCCCCTGGGGCACATAGTCCCAGCCCTGGGAGTCTTAGGTGGCTTCTGGAGCCTGCGTGATGCCGTTGAGCTCCTGGGAGTCACTTGGCACCGGCTTCTCTGGTCATTCTTGATGGGTTCCCCCTTGGGGTCACTACTTCGTGCCTTCGTAAGTCCTCCTGTCTGTCTAGCGGGTGGCCGGTCGCACAGCGCTGTTACGTGGCTCTGTCCTCAGACCCCAGGGGAGAAGACCCAGTTCACTCAGAGGGACCGGCCTCCTGGTCACCCACGTGTCGCTCTCCTTCCTGTCTGGGTGTCATCCCTGAAGGGAAGGAGGCCTGGGGAACCATCTCCCTCATTGCACCCAGAGCTCACGTGCCTCTGCCCAGAAACCCAACTGCCGGTGCCCCTGTGCTGGTGTCTGTCTGGGGAAGCTTACACCCAGAAGAAGGCTCGTGACCAGGATGTTCAGGAAGTGGAAGTGGGAGGGGGGCACCTGAGCAAGCCTGACGGCCTATGTAACTTGCCAGGGCAGGCTGGCAGCCCCACCTGGGGCCCTGGGTTCAGACTCCTGCGTACTCCTGTCAGGCCGGAAAACAAATTTATATCTGGCTGCTAGGTGCTGGGCGGCTGCTCTGCATTCTGAGCGGCCATTCTGTCTCCAGTG of Manis javanica isolate MJ-LG chromosome 4, MJ_LKY, whole genome shotgun sequence contains these proteins:
- the ANAPC11 gene encoding anaphase-promoting complex subunit 11, coding for MKVKIKCWNGVATWLWVANDENCGICRMAFNGCCPDCKVPGDDCPLVWGQCSHCFHMHCILKWLNAQQVQQHCPMCRQEWRFKE